Below is a window of Streptomyces sp. WMMB303 DNA.
CCCTCCCGCCTCCCGACCGGCCTCCCGGCCGACGCCGTGCTGGCGGGCCGGGAGACGTCAGGCTGAGACCGTCAGCCGCCGCGCAGCGCCCTCAGCGGCCCCCCGCTGCCGCTGAAGGCCGCGTCGCGGGCGGCGCCGGTCAGCTCCAGTTCGACCGAGGAGTCGAGCACGGCGCACTGGAGACGTTGCAGGTCGGGTGAGGGATCCAGGCCCAGCTCGCGGGAGAGGACGCCGCGCAGCCGCTGGTAGACCTCCAGCGCGTTGCCGCGTCTGCCCGAACGGTAGAGCGCGAGCATGAGCTGCGCCTGGACCCCTTCGTGCAGCGGATGCTGGGCGGCGAGTCCGGAGAGTTCGCCCACCAGCTCGTGGTGCCGGCCCAGGCTGAGGTCGACCTCGATGCGCTGGTTGAGGATGCCCAGCCGGGATTCCTCGAGCCGGGTCGCCTCGATCTCCAGCAGCGGACCGCACTGCACGTCCACCAGCGCGGGGCCGCGCCACAGCTCCAGGGCCCGGCGGAAGGAGGCGGAGGCGCCGACGAAGTCGCCGGCCTCCAGCGCCCGGTGTCCCGCGCCGGAGAGCCGCTCGAACTCGCAGACGTCGACCATTCCGCCCTGGGTGTCGAGCAGATAGCCGCCGGACTCGGTGATCAGCACGCTCTTGGCGCCGTGCGGCAGATCGGGGTGGTGCCGGTCGCCCAGGGCGGCCGCGATGAGGTTGCGCAGCTGCAGCACATACGTCTGGAGCGTGGTCTGCACGCTGCGCGGCGGGGCCTCCCCCCACAGTTCCTCCACCAGGGAGGCGACGGAGACCACTTGGTCCGGGTAGAGCGCCAGCAGGGCCAGCACCTTTCTCGGTTTGACCGCGGTCGGGACGACGGAGACCCCCGACTGGACGACCCGGCAGGGTCCCAGCACACTGATGTCCATCTCTCGCTCCCTTCGGGTGCGTTCTCGGACTGCTTCGGACTAGGTGGACGGATCGGGCAGTGGTGCGGCGCACTGCTTCGGGCCGTTGCGGCGCAGTTGTGCCGCCAGCAGCTCGGGCAGGACGGTGTCGCGTACGAAGAAGTGGCCTCCGGGGACCGGGTGCTGCACGAACGGGCCGCTCGCCCAGCGGCGCCACTCGGCGACGGCGGCGGCCGGAGCCGCCTCGTCCCCGGTGCCGGCGAACACGTGCAGGGGACAGTCGAGCGGGGCGTCCCAGTCCGGGTCCGCCGCGCCGTCGAGCGCGCGCAGGCTGGCGGCGAGCCGCAGGTCGTCGCGCATCGTGGAGAGCAGGGTGCGCAGCCAGTCCGGACGCTCGAACATGTACGGGGGCAGCGTGCCGTACCGGTTCAGCGCGGCCAGCAGCGCCGTGTCGGGCAGGTCGTGCTGGTCGGTCAGCGGGGTCGGCAGGTGCGGCGGCGGGCAGGCTCCCAGCCCGACCAGCACCGGCGCCGCCCGGCCCGCGCGGCGAATCCGCTGCGCGAAGCGGTAGGCCACCAGCGCGCCGAGGCTGTGCCCGTAGAGTGCGTAGGGCTGGTCCAGCAGCGGGCCGAGCTGCGCGTCGAGTTCGTCCAGCAGCACGGACGCCTCGGTGATGCGCGGCTCACGCAGCCGGGTCTCCCGGCCGGGGAGCCGGACGGGCAGCACGCACACACTCGGGTCGAACCCGCGGCGCCAGCGCGCGAAGGTGAGCGCGCCGGCGCCCGCGTGGTGGAAGCAGAACAGCCGCAGTCCGCCGTCGGCGAGCTCCCGTCCGGAGGCGGGCGAGGCGTGCGTCGTGCGTGGTTCGGGAGGTGCCGCGAGATACGCGTTCATCCCTCCCCCCTTCCCCCGTCCCGATGACGGGGCCGGTCGTCGAGGGCCAGATGTTCACGACCGACGCTGGACGACAGCTTGAAGCGGGGTGGAACCGGCCCTGGGAGGGCCCCTACCCCGCGAGGCCCGCCGCCGCGCCGGCCTCGGCGCCGCGCCAGGCGGCCAGTGCGTCCTCGCCCCGGAGAATGGCCTGGTGCAGGCGGTCGATCCGGGGCGAGGGCTCCAGGCCCAGCTCCTCCACGAGGGTGGCGCGCAGCCGCCGGAAGGCGACCAGCGCGTCGGAGGAGCGGCCGTCCTGATGGAAAGCGACCATGAGCAGCGCGTGCAGGTTCTCGTAGAGCGGGTAGCGGCCGCGCAGGGCGCACAGCTCGCCCAGCACCTCGCGGTGCCGCCCCAGCCGCAGATCCGCGTCGATCCGCCGCTCCAGCGCACCCAGCCTGCTCTCCTCCAGCCGGGTGGCCTCGATGGCGAGGTGCTTGCCGTGCGGCAGGTCGGCGAGCGCGGGACCGCGCCACAACCCGAGTGCCTCGTCCAGCAGCCGCGCCGCCTTGACCATGTCCCCGGCCTCGTAGGCCGCGTGCCCGTTGCGGGTGAGCTGCGCGAACTGCAGCGCGTCGACATCGGCGTCGGCGATCTCCAGCTGGTAGCCGCCGTGCCGGGTGGCGAGGATGTGCTTGTCCCCGGGCCCGAGCGGATCGCGCGGCGCGGCGCCGACCGCGGGCAGCGTGCCCTGGTCGCCGAGCGCCGCGCGGAGCCTGCGGCGCAGTTGCAGGATGTAGGTCTGGAGCGTGGTGGGGGCGCTGCGCGGGGGCCCGGCGCCCCAGACCTCCTCCATGAGGTCGGACACCGGCACGATGTGCCGGCTGTGGAGCGCGAGCAGAGCCAGGATCTGCCGCGGCTTGGCCGCGCTCGGCGCGATCGAGGCGCCCGCCGTCTCGGCGTGCAGAGTTCCCAGTACCCTGATGCGCATCCGGGCCTCCCCGTTGGCGGTTCCCGCTGGTGGGTGTCGCTGCTTCGGTCACTGCGTACGGTTGGGAGAATCGCATCCGTACGCGCCGTGCGACAGTGAGTAACTCACGATCTTGGCGCGGATATCCGGCGGAACCGGGCATGAGTTTTTCACATGGCGGGTCGTGAAGCCTCCACTGGTCTGAGTCCCGGGGGCCGCTCACACTGCTGTCCTGCGCATCGGACCCTCACGATCGGGCCACTCCCCACAGCACCGCGTCGCCCCATGAGTCCACGGGGGGCCATGGGTTCCTCTCTCTCCAGACGGGAGACCACGATGTCAGGTCACGCGCTCGCCAAGGTCACCGCACCCCGCACGCCGGGGGCCGCGCACTCCGTCGACCAGGACTGGCGCTTCGCCGAACTGACCGCGCAATGCTGCCTCGACCACGCCCTCGCGCTGCGCTACGCGGTGGAGCCGCACGGCGTGCTGGCCGAGTTCGGGATCGCCACCGACGCGGCGACACCCGTTCCCGCCCTGCCCGCCGGACTGGGCAGCGAGGTGACGATCACCAGCCTCAACCCGCGCGACACCGTCGGTCACACCACCGACTGCTCGAGCTGGACCTACGCACCGCCGAACGAGCCGGCACCGGCCACCGTTCCGGTCTCCCCCGCGGCATCGACACGCTGAACCGCGACCGAGCCGATCGAACGGGGGAGACGGAATGGAGACCGGCACCACACCACCGAGACCGGGGTTCCGCAAACACCTGCGGCCCGCCGTCGTACCCGGCGACGCCACCTACCTCGTCTCCGAACAGGGGGTCACCGCCGTGGAAGGCGCGGCGATGGCCGCCCTGGCACCGCTGCTCGACGGCAGCCGGGACCTGGCCCAGTTGGCCCGGGAGACCCGCGGGGTGCTCTCGCCCGGCCAGCTCGGCAGCATCCTGGGGCAGTTGGCGGAGGCCGACCTGGTCGCCGACTTCGCCGCGGTGCCCGGGCCGGGCGGCCCGGCCGCCGGCGGCCCCGGGCACTCCGACGCCACCTCCGCGTTCTGGGAGTCCGCCGGACTCGACGGGACGCGGGCCGACGCCGAACTGTCCGCCGGCCGGGTCCGGTTGCTGACCGTCGGCGGCGACGAGGACCTGCGGGCCGCCCGGGACGCCTTCCGGGCGGCCGGGATCGCACCGGCCCGGCCGGGCGAGGCCGACGCGCACACCCTCACCGTGGTGCTGTGCGAGGACTACCTCTCCCCCGCGCTGGCCGACATCGACGCGGCCCAGCGCCGCACCGGCCGGCCCTGGCTGCTGGCCAAGCCCTCCGGCGTCCAGCCGTGGCTCGGCCCGATCTTCCAGCCGGGCGCCGGCGCCTGCTGGCACTGCCTGCACCACCGGCTGCGCCACCACCGCTCCGCGCACAGCTACGTGGGCCGTGCGCTGGGCCTCTCGGCGCCGGTCACCCCGCCGCGCGCGCACATCGCCGCCAGCCGGGCCAGCGCCCTCCACCTGCTGGCCCTGCAGGCGGCGACCTGGCTGGGCGGCTTCCGGGACGGCCGGCAGTCGTCGGTGTGGACCCTGGACAGCCTGCGCGGCGAGGGGAGACACCATCCGGTGGAGCGCCGCCCGCAGTGCCCGGTCTGCGGCGATCCGACGCTGGTCGCGGCCCGGGCACGGCAACCCGTGGTGCTCCGCTCCCGCCCCAAGGTGCCCACCGGAGGCGGCCACCGGTCGGTTTCCGCACGGGAGATGCTGCGGCGGCACGAACACCTGGTGAGCGAGGTCACCGGGGTGGTGCGGCTGCTCAACCGCGACCCGCGCTGCCCGGAGGACCTCAACGCCTTCGTGTCCGGCAGCAATCCGGCGCTGCTCGGCGACGGGGTGCACACGCTGCGCTCGGCGCTGCGCAGCCACAGCGCCGGCAAGGGCGTCACCGAACTCGACGCGAAGGTCGGGGCGCTGTGCGAGGCGCTGGAGAGGTACTCCGGCACCTTCCAGGGGGACGAGGAGCGGATCCCGGGACGCTACACCGAGCTGGGCGGCGCCGCGGTGCACCCCAACACCCTCCAGCTGTACGACGAGCGGCAGTTCGCCCGCCGGCGGGAGTGGAACGCACTGCACTCGCCGTTCCAGTTCGTCTGCGACCCGTTCGACGAGAACGCGGTGGTCGACTGGACGCCCGTGTGGTCGCTGACCGAGCGGCGGCACCGGCTGCTGCCGACCGCGATGCTCTACTTCGCCACCCCGCGGCGGGCAGGCGATCCGGAGCCGGTGCGGGCCGACTCCAACGGCAACGCGGCGGGCAGCAGCCTGGAGGACGCCGTCCTGCAGGGCTTCTACGAGCTGGTGGAGCGCGACGCGGTGGCCCTGTGGTGGTACAACCGCACCCTCCAGCCGCAGGTGGACCCGGAGTCCTTCGGCGAGGAGTGGATCGCTCGGATGCGCGCCTCCTACGCCGCGC
It encodes the following:
- a CDS encoding thioesterase domain-containing protein, whose amino-acid sequence is MNAYLAAPPEPRTTHASPASGRELADGGLRLFCFHHAGAGALTFARWRRGFDPSVCVLPVRLPGRETRLREPRITEASVLLDELDAQLGPLLDQPYALYGHSLGALVAYRFAQRIRRAGRAAPVLVGLGACPPPHLPTPLTDQHDLPDTALLAALNRYGTLPPYMFERPDWLRTLLSTMRDDLRLAASLRALDGAADPDWDAPLDCPLHVFAGTGDEAAPAAAVAEWRRWASGPFVQHPVPGGHFFVRDTVLPELLAAQLRRNGPKQCAAPLPDPST
- a CDS encoding AfsR/SARP family transcriptional regulator encodes the protein MDISVLGPCRVVQSGVSVVPTAVKPRKVLALLALYPDQVVSVASLVEELWGEAPPRSVQTTLQTYVLQLRNLIAAALGDRHHPDLPHGAKSVLITESGGYLLDTQGGMVDVCEFERLSGAGHRALEAGDFVGASASFRRALELWRGPALVDVQCGPLLEIEATRLEESRLGILNQRIEVDLSLGRHHELVGELSGLAAQHPLHEGVQAQLMLALYRSGRRGNALEVYQRLRGVLSRELGLDPSPDLQRLQCAVLDSSVELELTGAARDAAFSGSGGPLRALRGG
- a CDS encoding AfsR/SARP family transcriptional regulator — protein: MRIRVLGTLHAETAGASIAPSAAKPRQILALLALHSRHIVPVSDLMEEVWGAGPPRSAPTTLQTYILQLRRRLRAALGDQGTLPAVGAAPRDPLGPGDKHILATRHGGYQLEIADADVDALQFAQLTRNGHAAYEAGDMVKAARLLDEALGLWRGPALADLPHGKHLAIEATRLEESRLGALERRIDADLRLGRHREVLGELCALRGRYPLYENLHALLMVAFHQDGRSSDALVAFRRLRATLVEELGLEPSPRIDRLHQAILRGEDALAAWRGAEAGAAAGLAG
- a CDS encoding TOMM precursor leader peptide-binding protein — encoded protein: METGTTPPRPGFRKHLRPAVVPGDATYLVSEQGVTAVEGAAMAALAPLLDGSRDLAQLARETRGVLSPGQLGSILGQLAEADLVADFAAVPGPGGPAAGGPGHSDATSAFWESAGLDGTRADAELSAGRVRLLTVGGDEDLRAARDAFRAAGIAPARPGEADAHTLTVVLCEDYLSPALADIDAAQRRTGRPWLLAKPSGVQPWLGPIFQPGAGACWHCLHHRLRHHRSAHSYVGRALGLSAPVTPPRAHIAASRASALHLLALQAATWLGGFRDGRQSSVWTLDSLRGEGRHHPVERRPQCPVCGDPTLVAARARQPVVLRSRPKVPTGGGHRSVSAREMLRRHEHLVSEVTGVVRLLNRDPRCPEDLNAFVSGSNPALLGDGVHTLRSALRSHSAGKGVTELDAKVGALCEALERYSGTFQGDEERIPGRYTELGGAAVHPNTLQLYDERQFARRREWNALHSPFQFVCDPFDENAVVDWTPVWSLTERRHRLLPTAMLYFATPRRAGDPEPVRADSNGNAAGSSLEDAVLQGFYELVERDAVALWWYNRTLQPQVDPESFGEEWIARMRASYAALGREFWVLDVTSDLGIPVMCAVSRRARRLGGKGPEEREDLVFGFGCHPDPALALRRALTEMTQMLPAVLDTRNSFEDPVFRDWCTRRTLADQPYLAPDPEARTLGAADFGYTPRADLREDVEDAVGLLGRHGMELLVLDQTRPDLGIPVVKVLVPGLRHFWARFAPGRLYDVPVRLGRRAEPVAYEELNPIPVFV